The following coding sequences lie in one Eubacterium ventriosum genomic window:
- a CDS encoding DUF4316 domain-containing protein yields the protein MEKKRTYGVWAVRSSTSIFGPAQSWCKENGKPLEFDTKAAAENYAKEANEHTTANVRYYVKEKEPEPGAVRKGTSQPELDARSHEEVIPRNDAAEKQNEIPGRQIPSQTDPLVEIRSAVHSNYAGMVAMLGADNRVYLGREERCHYQNMQPSYYDNQDGSLCFVCDQPDMYYFLYGEGWAHTQAEMLERGLTLRQYEEFARLQNGVLAQFTTQREILFAGQPFQAPESYLRNAELYEEGQTGNYNMLDGRLNNEPPVRPDLTDGQTDEEIRELVPEAKPSLMDRLKADKPEHEARQMIPPVPERER from the coding sequence ATGGAAAAGAAACGGACCTATGGTGTATGGGCAGTACGAAGCAGCACTTCTATTTTCGGACCGGCACAAAGCTGGTGCAAGGAAAATGGAAAACCGTTGGAGTTTGATACCAAAGCTGCTGCTGAAAACTATGCAAAGGAAGCCAACGAACATACGACAGCAAATGTCCGATACTATGTGAAAGAAAAAGAACCGGAGCCCGGTGCTGTTCGGAAAGGAACATCTCAACCGGAGCTGGATGCACGCAGCCATGAAGAAGTGATACCAAGAAATGATGCAGCGGAAAAACAAAATGAGATTCCGGGCAGACAGATTCCTTCTCAAACAGATCCGCTGGTAGAAATCCGCTCTGCGGTCCATAGTAATTACGCGGGTATGGTCGCTATGCTGGGTGCGGACAACCGTGTGTATTTGGGGCGTGAGGAACGCTGCCATTACCAGAATATGCAGCCATCTTACTATGACAATCAGGACGGTTCCCTGTGTTTTGTCTGTGATCAGCCCGACATGTACTATTTTCTCTATGGAGAAGGCTGGGCGCATACCCAGGCGGAAATGCTGGAACGAGGGCTTACCCTGCGCCAGTATGAAGAATTTGCGAGACTGCAAAATGGGGTCCTTGCACAGTTTACCACCCAAAGAGAAATTCTGTTTGCCGGACAGCCGTTTCAGGCGCCGGAAAGTTATCTTCGCAATGCGGAACTTTATGAGGAAGGACAAACCGGGAACTACAATATGCTGGATGGCAGGCTGAACAACGAACCTCCTGTGCGCCCGGATCTGACAGACGGACAGACGGATGAAGAAATCCGGGAGCTGGTGCCGGAAGCAAAGCCGTCTTTGATGGACCGTTTGAAAGCAGACAAACCGGAGCATGAAGCAAGGCAGATGATCCCTCCTGTGCCGGAAAGGGAACGCTGA
- a CDS encoding cysteine-rich VLP protein encodes MAERELNRSERATIRKLVTELCANYDSQDKICLPLDSPCYMLNKWWTGAYCRYFEKAVLPVDAALESAITGEDTSMRQKICPVCGKAYLPTTSQAYCSAACRVYARRKSERERKRRKRQNQP; translated from the coding sequence ATGGCGGAGAGAGAATTGAACCGCTCGGAGCGGGCTACGATCCGAAAGCTGGTTACGGAGCTTTGCGCCAACTATGACTCCCAGGATAAGATCTGCCTTCCTCTGGACAGCCCTTGTTACATGCTGAATAAATGGTGGACCGGTGCTTATTGCAGGTACTTTGAAAAAGCGGTGCTGCCGGTGGATGCAGCACTGGAATCAGCCATTACCGGCGAGGACACCTCCATGAGACAGAAAATATGCCCTGTGTGTGGAAAGGCATATCTTCCTACAACCAGCCAGGCATATTGTTCCGCTGCCTGCCGGGTCTATGCAAGACGGAAATCCGAGCGGGAACGCAAACGCCGGAAGCGGCAAAACCAACCATGA
- a CDS encoding DNA topoisomerase 3: MKLVIAEKPSVAMSLAAVLGATERKDGYLEGSGYLVSWCVGHLLELAQPEAYKEQYAKWRYEDLPILPENWKYEVPKDKKTQLALLCRLMKDKRVDSVVCATDAGREGELIFRLVYEYAGCKKPMERLWISSMEDAAIREGFDHLHPGSDYDKLYDAAVCRAGADWLIGINATRLFSVLYGVTLNVGRVMSPTLALLVQRESDIESFISKPFYVPEITCGGFTASGEKMTERSEAEKIRMDCDHNSAFVRSVEKQVKTIQPPRLYDLTTLQRECNRIYGYTAQQTLDYVQSLYEKKLATYPRTDSQYLTKDMQATAASLILWLRDNMTFGKGYAGEPDIDRVTDDSKVTDHHAIIPTVEIARTDLSELPSGERDVLTLLVVRLLCATTQVHRFEAVTAILDCQGYTFTAKGKTILQSGWKEVERIHRMSIRQSETEHKENEAVALPVLQEGQTFEAVSASLREGKTSPPKHYTEDTLLSAMETAGAEDMPEDAERKGLGTPATRAATLEKLVSAGFVQRKKKQLIPTEKGKNLIAVLPDNIKSPILTAEWESMLKQVEHGELSATSFMDQIADMSRTLVKEHTTPEERFADLFPSSRGTAHEAVGVCPRCGAPVYEGKKGFFCDNRECSFALWKDNRFFSSKKKSITKSVAAALLKEGRISMSGLYSEKTGKTYDAEVILDDTGGKYVNFKLEFPVKKGRRK; this comes from the coding sequence TTGAAACTTGTGATTGCAGAAAAGCCCTCTGTTGCTATGTCACTGGCAGCAGTATTAGGCGCAACGGAAAGAAAAGACGGTTATCTCGAAGGTTCCGGCTATCTGGTGAGCTGGTGCGTGGGACATCTTTTGGAACTGGCACAGCCGGAGGCTTACAAAGAACAGTACGCCAAATGGCGGTATGAGGATCTTCCGATCCTACCGGAAAACTGGAAATATGAAGTGCCAAAGGATAAGAAAACGCAGCTTGCCCTTTTGTGCCGATTGATGAAGGACAAACGGGTGGATTCCGTGGTATGCGCTACGGATGCCGGACGAGAAGGAGAACTGATCTTCCGTCTGGTCTATGAATATGCCGGATGTAAAAAGCCTATGGAGCGCCTTTGGATTTCCAGTATGGAGGATGCGGCGATCCGTGAGGGCTTTGACCATCTCCACCCCGGCAGTGATTACGATAAGCTCTATGATGCGGCGGTCTGCCGGGCAGGAGCCGACTGGCTGATCGGGATCAATGCCACCCGGCTTTTTTCTGTCCTGTATGGTGTCACCCTAAATGTCGGCCGTGTTATGTCACCGACACTGGCACTTTTGGTACAGCGTGAGTCGGATATTGAATCCTTCATCAGTAAGCCTTTTTATGTGCCGGAAATCACCTGCGGAGGTTTTACTGCTTCCGGCGAAAAAATGACGGAACGATCCGAGGCTGAAAAAATCCGTATGGACTGTGACCACAACTCCGCTTTTGTGCGTTCTGTGGAAAAGCAGGTAAAAACTATACAGCCTCCCCGCCTTTATGACCTTACAACTCTGCAAAGGGAATGTAACCGTATTTATGGCTATACGGCTCAACAGACCCTTGATTATGTGCAATCTCTCTATGAAAAGAAGCTGGCAACCTATCCGAGAACGGACAGCCAGTATTTGACGAAGGACATGCAGGCAACCGCCGCTTCCCTGATCCTGTGGCTGCGTGACAATATGACCTTTGGAAAAGGCTACGCCGGAGAGCCGGACATTGACCGGGTAACAGATGACAGCAAAGTGACTGACCACCATGCCATTATCCCAACTGTGGAAATCGCACGGACAGACCTGTCAGAGCTTCCTTCCGGGGAGCGGGATGTGCTTACCCTGCTTGTCGTCAGACTGCTTTGTGCCACAACGCAGGTACACCGATTTGAAGCGGTCACCGCTATATTGGACTGCCAGGGATATACTTTTACGGCAAAAGGAAAGACTATTTTACAGTCCGGCTGGAAAGAGGTGGAACGGATTCACCGTATGAGTATCAGGCAGAGTGAAACGGAACACAAAGAAAATGAAGCTGTCGCTCTCCCTGTGCTGCAGGAAGGACAGACTTTTGAAGCTGTATCAGCAAGTCTCCGTGAAGGGAAAACTTCACCGCCGAAACACTATACGGAGGACACACTGCTGTCCGCTATGGAGACTGCCGGTGCGGAAGATATGCCGGAAGATGCCGAGCGTAAAGGATTGGGTACTCCGGCTACCCGTGCGGCAACACTGGAAAAGCTGGTTTCTGCCGGATTTGTACAGCGAAAGAAAAAGCAGCTCATTCCTACGGAAAAAGGAAAGAACCTGATCGCAGTCCTGCCGGACAATATCAAATCTCCCATCTTAACTGCAGAATGGGAATCCATGCTGAAACAAGTGGAACATGGCGAACTGTCGGCAACATCTTTTATGGATCAGATTGCAGATATGAGCCGGACGCTGGTAAAAGAACATACTACCCCGGAAGAACGTTTTGCGGATCTGTTTCCTTCTTCCAGAGGAACTGCACATGAAGCCGTAGGGGTATGTCCTCGCTGCGGAGCCCCGGTATATGAAGGAAAGAAAGGTTTTTTCTGCGACAACAGGGAATGTTCTTTTGCTCTTTGGAAAGATAACCGTTTCTTTTCCAGCAAGAAAAAATCCATCACAAAGTCTGTGGCAGCGGCTCTTTTGAAAGAGGGCCGTATTTCTATGTCCGGGCTTTACAGTGAAAAAACAGGAAAGACCTATGATGCGGAAGTGATTCTGGATGATACCGGCGGTAAATATGTGAATTTCAAGCTGGAATTTCCAGTAAAGAAAGGCAGGCGTAAATGA
- a CDS encoding DUF3789 domain-containing protein, protein MWNLISHFLTFAGGMASGVMLMCLIQTGKLADKEFETMKEE, encoded by the coding sequence ATGTGGAACCTGATTTCACATTTCCTTACCTTTGCCGGAGGAATGGCTTCCGGCGTTATGCTGATGTGTCTTATACAAACCGGAAAACTTGCGGATAAAGAATTTGAAACTATGAAGGAGGAATAA
- a CDS encoding SLOG family protein, protein MKGKTCCVTGHRDLPQNEINKIKAALEHEIDAAVTDGFTCFMSSFADGVDQYFAELVLERKQTNPALELIAVIPYRKRLDSLNKKTRTRELLEACADVVVIQEKYLPSVYSHRNRYMVEHSDRVIAVYDGRETGGTAKTIRFTHRMKKELREIPVGEIVLPDHLKPKTK, encoded by the coding sequence ATGAAAGGAAAGACCTGCTGTGTTACCGGACACAGGGATTTACCGCAGAATGAGATCAACAAAATAAAAGCCGCTTTGGAACATGAGATCGATGCTGCCGTTACAGATGGATTTACCTGTTTTATGAGTAGCTTTGCAGATGGCGTGGATCAGTATTTTGCAGAGCTGGTGTTGGAAAGAAAGCAGACCAATCCGGCGCTGGAGCTGATCGCAGTGATCCCTTACCGCAAACGTCTGGACAGCCTGAATAAGAAAACAAGAACCCGTGAACTGCTGGAGGCTTGTGCGGATGTTGTTGTCATACAGGAAAAATATCTCCCAAGCGTCTACTCCCACAGAAACCGCTATATGGTGGAGCACTCCGACCGAGTGATCGCTGTATATGACGGACGGGAAACCGGCGGTACGGCAAAGACGATCCGCTTCACCCACCGGATGAAAAAGGAACTGCGGGAAATCCCGGTTGGAGAGATCGTCCTGCCGGATCACTTGAAACCAAAAACAAAATAG
- a CDS encoding helix-turn-helix domain-containing protein: MYEDFVPERLAKLRTQKGVSARDMSLSLGQANNYINNIENKKSLPAMQSFFYICEYLGVTPQEFFDEGNTYPETLKEFIAEARQLDPQSMQYILGIMKELNSRK, encoded by the coding sequence ATGTATGAAGATTTTGTCCCGGAACGATTAGCGAAGCTGCGGACACAGAAAGGAGTTTCCGCACGCGATATGTCTTTATCGTTAGGTCAGGCAAACAACTACATCAATAATATTGAGAATAAAAAGTCACTTCCCGCTATGCAGTCTTTTTTCTACATCTGCGAATATCTGGGTGTGACACCGCAGGAATTCTTTGATGAAGGAAATACCTACCCGGAAACCTTAAAGGAATTCATTGCAGAGGCAAGACAGCTTGATCCTCAATCCATGCAATATATCCTCGGTATTATGAAAGAACTCAATAGCAGAAAGTAA
- a CDS encoding dUTP diphosphatase has protein sequence MKIKLIDFGVPEHQRPYRPHGNDAGADVYLPYDCTLQPGEIAKIPLGFGLEIPDGYAGYIFPRTSMAVKGLVCELPPVDSGYRGEIHAIISNVSNQAQSLFKGARIGQLVITPIVIADFVTDLGTERGTGSFGSTGE, from the coding sequence ATGAAAATAAAACTGATCGACTTTGGCGTACCGGAGCACCAGCGTCCTTACCGTCCGCATGGCAATGATGCCGGAGCGGATGTTTATCTGCCCTATGACTGTACCTTACAGCCCGGAGAAATCGCCAAAATTCCTCTTGGCTTTGGACTGGAAATACCGGATGGATATGCGGGATATATCTTTCCCCGTACCAGCATGGCGGTAAAAGGTCTGGTCTGTGAACTGCCGCCTGTGGATTCCGGCTATCGTGGAGAGATCCATGCGATCATCAGCAATGTAAGCAATCAGGCGCAGTCTCTTTTTAAGGGAGCCCGTATCGGGCAGCTTGTGATCACGCCGATCGTCATTGCGGATTTTGTAACCGATCTGGGAACAGAACGAGGAACCGGCAGCTTTGGCAGTACCGGCGAATAG
- a CDS encoding nucleotidyl transferase AbiEii/AbiGii toxin family protein, whose translation MRNIARLSDNDRRELFRNTADKMGLNDAIVEKDFWVCFTLDYLFHRSPWKESITFKGGTSLSKAFHLISRFSEDIDLILDWRVLGYGKDEPWEKRSNTKQDAFNKEANARAEVFLSETFCPAVKAGLSQEIGCEANVYIDEKDKQTVIFAYPHLFTNTATLQVIRLEIGALAAWTPAKTAQIEPYAAKYYPKIFEQKETAILTVAPERTFWEKATILHHEANRPEHLEMPQRYSRHYYDLYRMAATPVKEAAFSRLDLLKKVVDFKMKFYPRSWAKYPEAVPGTLKLLPPEYRFAALEADYNSMQDMLYGDVPTFETVIAAVRELEKEINTL comes from the coding sequence ATGAGAAATATAGCAAGACTTTCAGATAACGACCGCAGGGAGCTGTTCAGAAATACAGCAGATAAAATGGGGCTGAATGATGCCATTGTAGAAAAAGACTTTTGGGTATGTTTTACGCTGGATTATTTATTTCACCGCTCACCATGGAAAGAGTCCATCACCTTTAAGGGCGGTACCAGCCTTTCAAAAGCCTTTCACCTGATCAGCCGGTTTTCAGAAGATATTGATTTGATTCTGGACTGGCGTGTATTGGGATATGGCAAAGATGAACCATGGGAGAAACGTTCCAATACAAAACAGGATGCTTTTAACAAAGAAGCCAATGCGCGTGCGGAGGTATTTCTGTCCGAAACATTCTGCCCGGCAGTCAAAGCCGGCTTATCCCAGGAAATCGGTTGTGAAGCAAATGTCTACATAGATGAAAAGGATAAACAGACGGTCATTTTCGCCTATCCGCACCTTTTTACAAATACGGCGACCTTACAGGTGATCCGTTTAGAGATTGGTGCGCTGGCAGCGTGGACTCCTGCAAAAACAGCGCAGATCGAACCATACGCGGCAAAATATTATCCGAAGATTTTTGAGCAAAAAGAAACTGCAATCCTTACCGTTGCCCCGGAACGGACCTTCTGGGAAAAAGCCACAATCCTGCACCATGAAGCGAACAGACCGGAACATTTGGAAATGCCGCAGCGGTATTCCAGACATTATTATGATCTCTACCGCATGGCTGCAACACCGGTCAAAGAAGCTGCTTTTTCCAGGCTGGATCTCCTGAAGAAAGTTGTAGATTTCAAAATGAAATTCTATCCCAGATCATGGGCGAAGTACCCGGAGGCTGTGCCGGGCACATTAAAATTACTCCCGCCGGAATACCGGTTCGCAGCATTGGAAGCGGACTATAACTCTATGCAGGATATGTTGTATGGAGATGTTCCGACATTTGAGACAGTCATAGCAGCGGTCCGGGAACTGGAAAAAGAGATCAATACACTATAA
- a CDS encoding DUF6088 family protein, which yields MGTLKIRGIGPIAIMSRIIYNIRDMKGGGIVDNGYTKRIRERVLSLEDGTVFVMSDFADIADTSTIRQSLSRLVQSGTLRRILKGVYEKPKYSKLLDEYVAADPEAVANALARSYHWTIAPCGNTALNLLGLSTQVTAVWSYISDGPYKTYEWNSTKLEFKHRTNKEITGLSYMTSLVIQALKTLGRSNVTPEVIQMLSEKLTAKDKQACLKEATESTDWVYDTIRQICGGEKVQ from the coding sequence ATGGGAACACTCAAAATAAGAGGAATAGGACCTATTGCAATCATGTCACGAATAATATATAATATTCGTGACATGAAGGGAGGCGGTATTGTGGACAACGGATATACAAAACGAATACGAGAGCGTGTTCTTTCTCTTGAAGATGGAACTGTTTTTGTGATGTCTGATTTTGCGGATATTGCAGATACATCCACTATTCGTCAAAGTTTAAGTCGTTTAGTGCAATCAGGAACATTGCGCCGTATTTTGAAAGGAGTTTATGAAAAACCAAAATATAGCAAACTTCTGGATGAATATGTGGCGGCAGACCCGGAAGCGGTGGCGAACGCATTGGCACGAAGTTATCACTGGACGATTGCCCCATGTGGGAATACAGCATTGAACCTGTTAGGTCTTTCAACACAGGTAACAGCAGTATGGTCCTATATCAGCGATGGTCCATATAAGACCTACGAGTGGAACTCTACAAAGCTGGAATTTAAGCACCGGACCAATAAAGAGATTACCGGATTGTCCTATATGACAAGTTTGGTTATACAGGCATTAAAAACGCTTGGCAGATCGAATGTTACGCCAGAAGTCATACAGATGCTTTCCGAAAAACTGACAGCCAAGGATAAACAGGCTTGCTTGAAGGAAGCAACAGAGTCTACGGATTGGGTTTACGATACGATACGGCAGATTTGTGGAGGTGAAAAGGTACAATGA